In Pongo abelii isolate AG06213 chromosome X, NHGRI_mPonAbe1-v2.0_pri, whole genome shotgun sequence, one DNA window encodes the following:
- the TREX2 gene encoding three prime repair exonuclease 2 yields the protein MSEPPRAETFVFLDLEATGLPSVEPEIAELSLFAVHRSSLENPERDESGALVLPRVLDKLTLCMCPERPFTAKASEITGLSSEGLARCRKSGFDGAVVRTLQAFLSRQAGPICLVAHNGFDYDFPLLCAELRRLGARLPRDTVCLDTLPALRGLDRAHSHGTRARGRQGYSLGSLFHRYFRAEPSAAHSAEGDVHTLLLIFLHRAAELLAWADEQACGWAHIEPMYLPPDDPSLEA from the coding sequence ATGTCCGAGCCACCCCGGGCCGAGACCTTTGTCTTCCTGGACCTGGAAGCCACTGGGCTCCCCAGCGTGGAGCCCGAGATTGCTGAGCTGTCCCTCTTTGCTGTCCACCGCTCCTCCCTGGAGAACCCGGAGCGCGACGAGTCTGGTGCCCTAGTACTGCCCCGGGTCCTGGACAAGCTCACGCTGTGCATGTGCCCAGAGCGCCCCTTCACCGCCAAGGCCAGCGAGATCACCGGCCTGAGCAGCGAGGGCCTGGCGCGATGCCGGAAGTCTGGCTTTGATGGCGCCGTGGTGCGGACGCTGCAGGCCTTCCTGAGCCGCCAGGCAGGGCCCATCTGCCTTGTGGCCCACAATGGCTTTGATTATGATTTCCCCCTGCTGTGTGCCGAGCTGCGGCGCCTGGGTGCCCGCCTGCCCCGGGACACTGTCTGCCTGGACACGCTGCCGGCCCTGCGGGGCCTGGACCGCGCCCACAGCCACGGCACCCGGGCCCGGGGCCGCCAGGGTTACAGCCTCGGCAGCCTCTTCCACCGCTACTTCCGGGCAGAGCCAAGCGCGGCCCACTCAGCCGAGGGCGACGTGCACACCCTGCTCCTGATCTTCCTGCACCGTGCCGCAGAGCTGCTCGCCTGGGCAGATGAGCAGGCCTGCGGGTGGGCCCACATCGAGCCCATGTACTTGCCGCCTGATGACCCCAGCCTGGAGGCCTGA